Within the Azospirillum brasilense genome, the region CCACGCTTCCTCGTGACGGAAAAGCATGGGCTGGAGATCGCTGCGGCGTTCTTCGCCGCGTCGCGCGACGGTGACATGGACCGCCTGCGTTTGCTTCTCGCCGATGATGTCATTGCCAGCGCGGACGGCGGTGGCAGGGTGCCGGCCTCGCAACGTCCATTGATCGGAATCGATGAGGTGATGGCGCGGCATGTCCAGCTTGCGCAGGAGTTCAACCAGTCGCCGTCCTTTCTCATACGCTATGCCATGATCGACGGGCTTCCCGGCTTCATCTCCGTCGAGGGCGGCCGGATCGTGCAGACCACCGCCTTGCACATCGAGCAGGGAAAAATCGTCGCAATCTACATCACCAGAAACCCGGACAAGGTGCGGCACCTGGACGGGCACTGTCGCGGAGTACGGATCGAGATCGAGCAGAGCTGAGGCCGATCAACGGTTTCAGCCTGGCCCCTTCGGGTTTCGACGGACGCTCACCCCGACCAGTCCGCGCTGAGCGCCTCCTCCTCCAGATCCAGCCACGCCCCGGCCAGCGGCCCCACCGTCAGGTCGCCGCCCAGGCCCGCGTCGCCCATCGCCCCGGCGAAGCCGTCCTGCATGTCGGCCAGCGCGGCGGAGGACAGGCCGCCGCCGGTCTGCAGCGTCACGTCGAACCGCCGCCCCTCCCCCGCCGCGACGAGTTGAACCGCCCCCAGCGCCGGCAAACGCATCTGCAGGACCAGCGCGCTCCCCGTCTGAAGGTCAACCCCGTCGGAAATGGCGCAGAGCAGGCCGCTGCACCCGCCCGCCACCGTGCCGTCCATCACCGGGATGCTCATCACCCGCCACTCCCGCCCGTCGGCGGTGCGGCGGTGGCGCGGCGCCAGCGCCAAGTCGAGATCGTCCAGCAGCGCACCGCCGTCGAGCTGCTCCAGCAACCGGCAGCGCTTCGGCCCCAGCCACGCCCGTGCGCCGTTGGCGGTCGCCGCCAGGAAGAAGGCCAGCCCCAGACCGAAGGTGGAATCGCAGCGCGGCAGCCCGCCGCGCAGCTCCTGCGCCGCCCGCGGGTCCAGCGCCTCCACCACCGCCAGCAGATGGCCAACCTCGGCGACCGCGTCCGGCATGAGCATACCCATCGGTAGACGACTCAGTAAACGACGGCGTCCGCTTCGTCCGATTGCGGAAGGACGATCGCCCCGTCGTCGGCCATGGCCTTGGCGACCTGCACGATCTCCGCCTGAGCCTCGTTCACGTCGCGCATGCGCACCGGCCCCATGTTCTCGATCTCGTCCTGGAGGATCATGCGGGCGCGCTCGGACAGGACGGACAGGAAGTGGTCACGCTGCAGCGCCTCCGCCCCCTTGAGCGCGATGGCGAGCTGTCCGGTGTCGCAACGCCGTATTACCGCCTGGAGCGACACGCGGTCGAGCCGCAGCAGATCCTCGAAGGTGAACATGAGCTGGCGGATGCGGTGGGTCGAATCCGGCATCACGGCGTCCAGGTCGGTGAAGATGTCCGCCATGGTGTCGCGGTCGATGCGGTTGAAAATGTCGGCCATCCGCTCGTGCGTGTCGGCGCCGTGGGTGCGGGCGTAGTTCGCCATGAACTCGTTGTGCAGGATGGACTCGATGTCCAGCAGCACCTTGCGCTGCACGGATTCGATCTGGATCATCCGCTCGATCACCTCCAGCCGCAGCGCCGGGGCCAGCAGCGGCAGCACCTTGGCGGCGTGGTCGCTGCGCATGCGGGACAGGATGACCGCCGCCGTCTGCGGGTACTCGCCCGCCAGATAGGTGGCAAGCACGGCCTCGTTCACGTTGGACATCTTCTCCCACATGGTGCGGCCCGCCGGGCCGCGGATCTCGCCCATGATCTCCGACACGCGGTCGTCGGGCAGGAAGCGGGAGAGCATGCGCTCCGTGCTGTCGTAGGAGCCGACGACGGAGCCGGTGTTGGCGAAGCGCTCCGTGAAGCTGCGCAGTAGCGCCTCGACGAGGTTGGAGGTGACGTTTCCCAGGCTGGCCATGGCGCGGCTGACCATGCGGATCTCGTCGTCGTCCAGCTTCTCCATCAGCCGGGAGCCGCGCTCCTCGCCCAGCGCCAGGAAGATCACCGCGGTCCTCTCCGACCCGCTCAGGCTCTTGAAATTGTCTCGGATCTTGATCGGCATGCCCATGCTGGCACCTCAGAAGAAGCGGTCGGCGGTCAGGGTGGAGTGGTCGGAATCGTCATCCCGCTCCAGGGGGCGGTCGCCCTGCAGGCGGTCGTGACGGAAGACGTTCGCCAGGACGCTGCCGGCGACCAGCACCATGCGGTGCGGCACCAGCGGGTTCGGATCGAGCGCGTTCAGGAGGGTGACGACGGCCGTCTCGTCGTCCACCGTGACGCCCCGCCGTCTGGCGAAGGCGGTCACGCTGTCGGCCATCCCCGACGCCCCGGCGGGGGGTGCGGCGGGCGGCGCCGACAGACCGGCGGAGGGAACGGCGGGCAGCAACCGGGGCTCGGTCATCGCGTCAGGTTCCCCCATAGGAGCGGATCAGGCTGTTGGCGATCAGGAACCAGCCGTCGGTCAACACGAAGAAAATGATCTTGAAGGGCAGCGCGATCATCACCGGCGGCAGCATCATCATGCCCATTGCCATCAACACCGCCGCCACCACCATGTCGATCACCAGGAAGGGCAAGAAGATCAGGAAGCCGATCTCGAAGGCGCGGCGCAGCTCCGACAGCAGGAAGGCCGGGACCAGCACGCGCAGGTCAGCGGTGGCCGCTGTCTTCGGCTGCTCCGCCTCCGGCTTGCCGGTGAAGCCGGCGAAGGCCGACAGGTCCTTGTCCCGCACCTGGGAGGCCATGAAGTTGCGGAAGGGCTCGACCATCCGCTCCAGCCCCTGCTCCTGGGTCACCTGCTCGTTCAGCATCGGGCGCAGCCCGTCCTGCCACGCCGTGTCGAAGACCGGCCCCATGATGTGGAAGGTCAGGAACATGGCGAGGCTGATCAGCACCATGTTCGGCGGCGACTGCTGAAGCCCGAGCGCCGAGCGCAGCAGCGACAGCACGACGATGATCCGGGTGAAGGAGGTCGCCATGACCAGCAGCCCCGGCGCCACGCTGAGCACCGTCAGCAGGACGATGCCCTGGATGACGCGCCCGGACAGCGACCCGCTCTCCCCCGTGGCGCCGCCGAGGGCGCTGCCGATGGAGGACAGGTCCAGCCCGCCGCTCTGCGCCCAGGCCGCCGCGGGAAGCAGAACGGCGAGCGCGGCGGGAAGGCCGTACAAGGACAGGCGTCGGATCATGGCGGGAACCCGTGGATGCGGTGCTGGAAGTGTCAATCGATCGCCAGATCGGTGCGCACGATCTCGGTCAACGTGACGCCCAGCCGCTGGTCCTCGACGATCACCACCTCGCCGCGGGCGACCAGACGGTGGTTCACCAGGACCTCCACCGGCTCGTCCACCTTGCGCTCCAGCTCCACCACGGCGCCGCGGCCGAGCTTCAGGAGCTGCGCCACCAGCATGCTGGTGCGGCCGAGCACCACCTGCACGTCCACCGGGACGTTGTAGATGGCGTTCATCGAGCCTCCGGCGACCGCCGCGGCGGGGATGCCGGCGGGGTCCTTCTCGGCGGGCTTGGCGTCGTCTTCCAGGACGTCGAGGTTCAGTGGGGCCATGATGCGGTGCTTTCCGTGTCGGTGAAGAGGTCATGTTCGGTGGACAGGGCAGCCAGCGCGCGGTCGCACAGGCCGTCGACGGCGCGCTCCACCGCGGCGGGGTCGTAGCGCAGGCCCCCGGCCTCCCAGGCGGCGTCGAGCCCGCCGGGCGGCAGGGACGGGTCGGCGACCACCTCCAGCGCGCCCTTGAAGCCAAGGGACTCCGGGTCGGCCAGCCGGGCGCGGACGGACTCCGCCAGATCGGGATGGACGCGCAGCCGCAGCCGCGGCGACCCGCCGGCCAGCCGCAGGGCATCCGTGGCGAGCCGTTCGGTCTCCGCCGCGCCGATGCGCTCCAGCAGCGCCGGGGCGAGACGACGGACGAGCGCCAGCATCACCGCCGACCCCTGCGCCTCGACCCCGCGCAGGGCGTCGGTGAAACGGTCGTCCAGGGCAGCCAATTGCTCGTCGAGATGGGAGAGCGCCTGCGCCAGCGCGGCGTCGGTGCGCGCCGCGGCCTCCGCCGCCCCTTCGCGCCGGCCCTGCTCCACCCCCTCGGCAAAGGCGCGGACTTCGGCGCCGTAGACGGCGGCCTGGAGGTGGCGTTCGGAATGGACGATCTCGTCGAGCGGGTCGACGGGGTCCGGTTCGGGAGCAACGCCGAACTCCGCCGCCGCCTGCGCCGCGGCCTGGGCCGTGCTGTCGAAGCGCAGGTCGAAGCGGTAGCGCGGGTAGCCCATCAGACCGCCTCCTCGTAGAGCCAGGAGCGCAGGATATCGATGGCCTCATCCGGGTACTGGTCCACGATGTCGCCCAGCCGGCGGATGGAGGAGGCGCGCACCCGACCCTCCACCGTGCGCAGCTCGATGAGCTGGTCCATCGTCTCCTCGATGCCCGGCAGGGCCGCGGTTGCCGGATCGCCCGCGTCGGTGAGCTGGGCCGCCTGCATGGCGGGATCGCTGCCCATGGCCGGACCGGTGAGCTGCGGCATCGCCGCTCCGGCGGCCAGCGCCGGGGCGGCGGTTTCCGCCGCCACCGGCTCCGGCGCCGGGAAGACGCGGCGGATCAGCGGGCGCAGCCCGAGCACGATCAGCAGCCCGCAGAGCACCAGCAGGATCACCCACTGGATCAGCGTCATCACGTTGCGGCTGAGCGTGTCGACGATCTCCGCCATCGGTTCGCGGGCGCCCAGCTCGGGGGCGAGGTTGACGAA harbors:
- a CDS encoding flagellar motor switch protein FliG, with the translated sequence MGMPIKIRDNFKSLSGSERTAVIFLALGEERGSRLMEKLDDDEIRMVSRAMASLGNVTSNLVEALLRSFTERFANTGSVVGSYDSTERMLSRFLPDDRVSEIMGEIRGPAGRTMWEKMSNVNEAVLATYLAGEYPQTAAVILSRMRSDHAAKVLPLLAPALRLEVIERMIQIESVQRKVLLDIESILHNEFMANYARTHGADTHERMADIFNRIDRDTMADIFTDLDAVMPDSTHRIRQLMFTFEDLLRLDRVSLQAVIRRCDTGQLAIALKGAEALQRDHFLSVLSERARMILQDEIENMGPVRMRDVNEAQAEIVQVAKAMADDGAIVLPQSDEADAVVY
- the fliP gene encoding flagellar type III secretion system pore protein FliP (The bacterial flagellar biogenesis protein FliP forms a type III secretion system (T3SS)-type pore required for flagellar assembly.): MIRRLSLYGLPAALAVLLPAAAWAQSGGLDLSSIGSALGGATGESGSLSGRVIQGIVLLTVLSVAPGLLVMATSFTRIIVVLSLLRSALGLQQSPPNMVLISLAMFLTFHIMGPVFDTAWQDGLRPMLNEQVTQEQGLERMVEPFRNFMASQVRDKDLSAFAGFTGKPEAEQPKTAATADLRVLVPAFLLSELRRAFEIGFLIFLPFLVIDMVVAAVLMAMGMMMLPPVMIALPFKIIFFVLTDGWFLIANSLIRSYGGT
- the fliN gene encoding flagellar motor switch protein FliN, coding for MAPLNLDVLEDDAKPAEKDPAGIPAAAVAGGSMNAIYNVPVDVQVVLGRTSMLVAQLLKLGRGAVVELERKVDEPVEVLVNHRLVARGEVVIVEDQRLGVTLTEIVRTDLAID
- a CDS encoding FliH/SctL family protein, with amino-acid sequence MGYPRYRFDLRFDSTAQAAAQAAAEFGVAPEPDPVDPLDEIVHSERHLQAAVYGAEVRAFAEGVEQGRREGAAEAAARTDAALAQALSHLDEQLAALDDRFTDALRGVEAQGSAVMLALVRRLAPALLERIGAAETERLATDALRLAGGSPRLRLRVHPDLAESVRARLADPESLGFKGALEVVADPSLPPGGLDAAWEAGGLRYDPAAVERAVDGLCDRALAALSTEHDLFTDTESTASWPH